The following nucleotide sequence is from Trifolium pratense cultivar HEN17-A07 linkage group LG2, ARS_RC_1.1, whole genome shotgun sequence.
catcatttgttttttttttcttcatacttTTCTTCTATCTTTCTCATGACTAAAGCCTtgcaaatttttgaaatttcttcaaacaaaactttgtataagttctctagtaccctcaccccaaactttatttgttgctaattccatagagcaaccccaaacttagtggtgagcgatgcgcatcaaccactaattaggtgcctaacctccaagaaagtcattccttttttcatcaaaatttcttaaggttgtgcaaaataacattttctttttcagctcaaattggttaagcaaaggataattatatgtaagggtggatagaaaagctcaaaggtaccaaggaacatgcctcgtgtgtgctacaaaagtaccaatcaaataaaacgacgacaagcaaaatcgagagacaatacatgagtggatatcacacatagaaggaaaaaggagtgtttggctcaatacctctcggttgggtcgaatcaaagaaccggtcaaaaagtgtgtgttcccttcctttgcctcttgatcacatgagtgcaacaagctattgcactgcaagtttcacaaatcacacacggatagaatcaagcaattgatactcaagtaaatagaaagaacatgccaagATATCGAAACAAATTCCAAAGGTAAAAGAAATTCCACaatcaaacataaaaagattcaaattcagagttaaATGTACAATCATCCAAGCAATATTCAAAGGaacatcaaacaattattcataaagtagcataagagtgaaagggaagaaaggaccgtaaactcatgggttgcctcccatgaagcgcttctttctcgtcattagcttgacgcttcatcatcacaagttagggaggatacttcaactttgattcaacccggctcctcttgttctcttcattcaaaggagcaatattaatatcaaatagtaatgatttcacgcttcccgaatcactcttgagacCTTCCTATTTAGccttcaaattggttctttccttcttactagactgtgatggagatttcttagaacctttcttcaccgaagctttcaatgttgaagtggaagacttttgagTATTAACAACCGGATTgggctcttcttctttgccCACCTTGTacaaacaatagataggaaccacaccatccaagtcccatcctaggtcgtcattcactttctccgcttcttttaacaagtcattctcttctagtggagtgagcaaatcacttatgatcatgggtttcctagagtcgccacccaaaaacacatacttccatttaggaggaagttctttcaattccggtggcttttttattgcctttggctctttctcctcttctagggggttattcaagttttgaagaaaaatttcaatctcatgatcccactcttcttctttcccatcttttaccacttcctctagcacttccactttgaaacattcggataccactccacaaaattcaaggtcttggttcttgaccctcttcatcctaggataaggcattctagctagcatatggtgaaggaacttgaaacttggggtccttcacaataggtttcttgcctttcttggcactagactcattctccactctcttttcaacttcaccctcataagctttttcttccttatttttttttctttcttattttctcttatattttcaactacaccatccctcatcttttcaactacaccatttttactctcatccttcttaggattctccactactttttgtgatgaaacttctctactcctcaaattaatggaactacaactttcattacgaggatccgtggtgttttcacaaaaaccactttgagtttgtagagaagagacttgccttGCTAATTGACTCATTTGGTTTTCGAGAtttttgatggaggcttcatgacgttcgcttgacacttcttggtttgccttcatcacctcaaaatttcctttagtcatcttcatggctaagataagagtatcttcaaaagattcaaggtgatcttcaaaatgttgatcttgaggaaatgcttgattcggattagctccataagaacaattcatgtgattcttcactccaagattgaaggtgttgaaatgaggattattttgagaggttgcttgcaccatacattgagcttctagttgtttgataatgatttgtagaaagacattattgaacttgcaactagttaagagtgcctcttgattgtatgattcaaacatgtctTCCTCCCGCTTTACAATTTGCTCGTGCTGTTTTCTCAATCTCAGAATCGAATTCCAGCTCaattggacctgttctccgcatgcacaagaaaacaaaaagtaGAACGCTCTCgacagaaaaatgtaaaaacagaaaaatcaaagaaaacacagaaaatacaaacactattgccttgtcgaatcaatcacaatccccggcaacggcgccaaaaacttgatggataattttcgcaggTGAACGAAatccacgtagtaataaaaatatcgatccacagggattgtgtgattaaactagtctaatagtgttcataaacattatgcaagaaatacacataaattgggggtatgttgagtgatgaattgttaggaAACGTGCTTTGTGAtaaatggaaaagcgaggtagaatcatcggaatcacctagtctatagctaaatcacatgcaatctaccgTATCAtacgaatttactcaagtgttcacaactggatcgacaaattagtgaatcgcaatctcttgtcaaaatccactctattcgctGTCGAtgctcccccgatctctcgggcggaagctacctacaacgaatgatatgaaagcgcgtcgatcgttcgctacactctatgttccaatctctcgaccggaaacactcgagtgctcaatgcaattcagttcagacattaaatcaatattctcatacgtgacttaactcaaaatcattacaacactaatgaaggatcataaaacattaagagacgaattgcattaagtaaacactgttaacagagtaaatccttacaattaagcagattacatgagattcatctacatcctaagctatcctagatcctacctccacaaggattttagctcctcatgttgcttcgatcgcgtcctagcttcaacttcatggcttgagaatccatgctattgaggagCTTGAAGCTATCCTATGAAGGTCTGGATCCAACtctgaaagcttcaaaatcAGAAAAGTAGATGAATGTAGCAAAATTTCCCCCCCTTTAACAGAAAATGCAGAATACTTATATAAtaatcgcaaccacgccgcgcgtggttgcaatttcttCAACTATGTCGCGCGTGTAACgttatcacgcggcgcgtgatcaaatctgaggtctctgatcttcaactctgccatcttcacgccgcgcgtgatagctccacgcccccggcgcAGTTGTCCTTCTtttcttcacgccgcgcgtggtcagtgctacgccgcgcatgaccaagtcagagagcaatccaattctgatcaaagcttcacgccgcgcgtggtaggCCTCACGCCGCccgtgatctccatcacgcgctacgcccccagcgtagtgaaaatcagcaatttcctacaatttttccatttttcttgcaaaacaagtaatcaagcttatgaatagatttctcttacatttattgcttaaaacctactaaaatgcatttaatgttgctaaaataggcatggattagagagtgtgacgatccatCATCACTTGTCCTTCTCCTTTTACTTGgttctctttttattttagttatatattttgAGGCATAGTTCCTTGCTATGCTTTCTTTggcttaaaaaaattgactattttgaggattaaaaatatccgttttttgtaaaaagttttgaaaattgagactattatgaaaatttaataaGGACTAAACTTAAAAAGATGTGATTTTGTAAGAACtagaaatatatttaactcttttATAAATGTGAAATAACAGTTGTAATGTACATCAATtatcattataaattaaatcaagtaaataaaagattataaagaacaaaaatatGTATACAAGTAAAACCTATCTagtctattaataaaaatatgtacACAAGCTGGTACATTGAAACCTTTGAAATTCACAAACACTATGGAGTCAGGCCCCACTTTGAtgggagaagatgaagaaacaaatgttggtttcaattctgggaTGTCTAATGTCTCAGTTAGCTTAAGTGGAATTCCATTTAACAACACCACATCACTTTGAATATTTCCATCTACTTAGATATGTTTTGTGTGTAATGAACTCACCCATAATAATCAGGATTCGGAATGAAAGTTGTGGTGTTTAGCAAGGCATAGTTTCCTCCTATAAGAGTTTGTCTACAAAAAACCTTATGGTATAAAGTTGATGTCATGCCTAGTTTGATCCAAGTACCTAGTTATTcattaattcaaaaaaattgcaTTAGCATGTCAATGGTAATAATTTTCCAAAAATTGGGGTAAAAAGTTATTAAATAGCTCAATTTAATGAATTATTAGACTGACCAGAATCCATTAACAAAAGTGTGAGACACATCTTTGCCACCACTATTATAAGCTCCACCAGATTCTCCAAACCACGCTCCAGCCCATGGTGTAAATTTTCTGACTGCTTCCAAAACATCTTTGAAGGATTTGACTCAAAAAATAGGGATCTTGAACTCTATTGATATGATCCTTATCAACACCTACATTTATGATAATTAAGGTAAACCCGTacgggttcgattaaatatataattaaaatatttttataaatgaaaaataataattgttataaatataataatatcatatagttaaatgataaatattaaaatagctTATTTAACTCCTCTTCAATgtattattggtcaaaaaagaataagaaaatatgagacaTAAGAACAATTTAAAGTTCGCttatagaaaatatttgtttggttggaCACTAATGTCATCCATTTTGAGGACGTCACAAGTCATTTCactttgtttggtgaattagcaAAAGACAATCATAGCAAGCGAATTCGTCATATAATTTGGCTGGCGACGACGTGGAGTATTTGGCGTATgcgtaataacattatttttagaggagACTGTGTCAACATATCATCTTGTTGGGGAGTCCGGGGGAGCTCAGGAAAAACAATGGGCCAATGCCCCACGACCACACAAAAGAGGGAGACGACACatcccaacccaaaaccttaaggtgttaggttaatgggtcacctctcttataaatccaacattcttcccacacatagtcgatgtgagacttaaacACTCAtacttgaaacccaacattcTCCCCCAAGTGTGAGTTCCCCCACATACTATAGTTGATCCAAACCAGGATCCCCTCCTGCTCCCCCACCAAGCCGAAcctaggctctgataccactgttggggaGTCCGGGGGAGCTCAGGAGAAACAATGGGCCAATGCTCCAAAATCACACAAGAGAGGGACGCCACATCCCAACCCAAGAGAGGGAGAAAATATGAGACATAAGAGCAATTTAAAGTTCACTCATAGAGAtgtcgtaaaataaattataacctttaacttctaaacttttgcataggtcatatacattcaaattatttctaatgtagttgagacatacatttttttttacaaaacatatcaaatccatggtttaaatagaaggaaaacaTACCAAATCCACTAGTTATTATATTGTCGTCGTTCGCCTAAACCCATGGGTAATACGTAAGTTTTTTATCCTTGTGTGTACATGGCGCCACatattttgactaattttttttcatgagACTCTTTGGAAATTAAGAAAGATTTCGCTAACTGTTTTCAGCTGTCCCTAGTTCGACTGATCCCTTACTCGACTTATTGAGCATCAAATCACCTTTAATTTGGTGGAGGGATTTGTTCTTGTTATtgaaaaaaaacaccaattcaAAATGGCTGAAGAAACCTAAGACATTagactcaagtgattaatgagtttcTCTTATCACAAATCGTTCAGGAGAATCCGAGTTCGATTCTCGATGAGAAcaatttttgactaaattttacTTACCTCATCACTAAACTGATTATGGGAACACCCTTCTTTTAAAAACCACCCACaaggttaataaaaaaaatgcatgacGAAAGACGTCAAATTTGGCGTTAATTTACTTTCTTATCctgtaatttaatttaatcagcAATTTCATAACAAGACATATGAGTGTAGAATGTAGAATTAACAATACAAGAaactttaaatataaaatataaaatcatcttaaattttcacaaacatatgcaaatatacaaataaataatattagaaaatatagTACAAAGGGtcatcattttttatatatcttGATATCTCTCCACCTTGATTCCATATAGTTACTTATATCAACTGGTGCAGCATAAACCCCACACTTGAAATACAAATCTCCAGGCCCATGATCCTTTGTTTGAAACTTCTTCTCTCCATCAATGAACACAGTCACTATTCCTCCATCCACATCATGAATGATATTAAGTCTAAACCATTTATCATAAAGATTCTTAGCCACCAAATCTGTGTCATAATATCTCATATCTCCATTGTATATTCTTAGTATCAATGTGGTAGCACCACTTGCTGCACCATGGATTTGTGCTATTGTAGCACCTGATGTTCCCTTTGGTACATAGCTATATCCTTCAAATTGCCAAACACCTGAGTGGTAGTCAAGCCCCTGCATATAGTATATAACAAGTTAAAGATGCTTCTATGTAAATCACAAAATAGAGATTAATATCAAATAATTAcacttattttgttttaaaaaattcaatgaaaatcaaaatatgtaggaacaatttttttccctacaatAGTGATATGTAAAATAGAAcgtaataataatttgaaaacagTCTTATAAAAACTGGACAAGACAAGTCTTAAATATCGCTatttgaataaacaacttatttggaGTTTATAGCGCAAACTCTTATAGTCTTATGTATgagcttattttttaaaacaaaagataaaataaaattgttttgtaTATGCTATAATTTATTATCTTTGAATTATTAGAATAAGTGGAAAAAAGTACAACAAATTTTATCAAGCTATctcacaatttatttttttttgtagataaatttaaataaatcaatttaaaagacTCATGCGCTATTTAATTATGACCCCTATTgagttcttttttttaaaaataaaaaaaataaaattgttccgGTCTATTATGTCATTTTGTGTCGACCTAGGCAAGGGGATTTGTGGCCCCTTTCTGTGAGCCCATAatattcttttgatttttttttcttctttttctaaaACAAAGAACCGGATGCAAGgtaagtaaaaattataaataaaaaatgttatagCGTGTGGTTCAACTTTAACCCACGCGGCTTTAGAAACTCATTTAAATGCGCGCTCTTAGCATTGAGGGCTTTTAGCCCCCACAAACATGTAGatggaaattaaattatatacgGGCTCGTATAAATTGACAACGAGATTAGTTATTATACGCCAAACTTAAAGAATACCTTTATGCGAATTTCAGTGCGCGGCTGAGTAGGGCTACTTGGAGAATAAGGTTTGTCATGAGCATAAACCCAAAATCTATGAACACCATCAATGAAGCTATACCTTTGATCAACAGGTATGTTATATGGCTTCTGCACCGCAAAGTTTGCTTCAGTCAATGGGACAGAAGTAAAACCATAAGTAGGATCTTCACCACATATTGGCACAATGTTTTCTATACAAATCACAAGGAACAAAGATAGAATCAAGAAAATGTAAGAGCTActcatttttttcctttaaatCCTCAACTACTTGATTCCTTCTATAGAATAGTATGAGCAATATTAATGTGTATATATAGCCACACTAcacataatatataatttaattgatCTAAAAATTTAGGATACATACAATGTTtagaataaaatgtaaaatttaaaaacttgACTCGTATCTTGTATAATCCAAaaattcaatttgtttttaCATGTTCACATATAATTGACTCGTAAATTTTCATTTATATGTgtataatatttaatttcatttgttGTTACGCGAACGTTGTTTGTACCCTACCCCGTGAATAAAGTCCAAAGTAAGGTTCACATGATCGATGTCCTATCGGTGAAggtttattattttattcaagtGAAGAATGGAATATTGATTATAGTTTTGGACTCActatatgtttttcttttcttacaattttttttattttattttaaatttatcagTGGAGTAATTTCCATGTCTTGAATCTTCATTACCGTTATTTGGAGCTAGCAATTACTAGCTTGTATGATCACAAGACAATAAAGTACTGTAGACGACAAACCAAAAGTAGCTTTTATGCACGCTCTTAAATTTGCTACTATGAAAATAAGAGCGTGCAATTGCTACTTTTTGTAGCAATGTTAATTCTTAAAGTAGCGCTatgtaaataattaatattttgtgtATCTCTTTCTACTTACTACTATGAAATGTCTTAAATTtgcttatgtaaaaaaatattaattatttatttgtgaTCAGAGTTAACATATTTCATAGTTAATAAAAAATAGCAGTAATACATTATACATGGCCAATTTGAAGACACATATCCTCTTTTTATTTGGGTTCTCCACCAAATGGCTAATTTGAAACCGTATATGTCTTCTTCTTATTTGGGTTCTCCATTATTTGGGTTCTCCACCGAATCAAACAAGATAAACAAATAAATCCACCATAGGCTCATTTATTCCCCTCTAACTATATTCGCACAAAAAAAAGCAGACGAATTTCTTTAACACCCTTTTGATTTTCAACTAAATATCTAATCTAGTGCAATAAAAGTATCTATTTGTCCAAATAGTAAGAATCTTGATTCCTTTAAATATCTGGTCAGAAGTTCGATTCGTGACTCatgcgtatgaaaaaaattcaatggaAAACCCACAAATTCATTTGAACTTATTGAGACATATGCTACCTTTAAAAAACTATAGATGAATTATTCAACAACATGAGTAAATTTGCTAGTGCTactcataaaataatttttactctTCTTATAACTTTAGATAtgtgattaatttttattcattgtTGGGTAAATTAATCTTATGGACCGTTTGGGTTAAGTTAATTTTAAACTTATGAAAAATAGtgatacaaataaataaatttatatattaatttataagtttttattagtgaaaattgtatctatataattttttttaaaaaaactatattgacaaacttataaatattatataaaaatttatttatttgcgtaaattattttctataaactcaaaaatcagccaaccaaatatatatatatatatatatatatatatatatatatatatatatatatatatatatatatatattcacaaaAATTAAACCTACATTATGATCAAAGTTAATAAACATATCACTCCACACATCTCATGTTATTATACCCTGTGTGTGAATGTCTTGTGCGAAGTTTTTATTACAgaggatttttttgttttttgttcatttgaggaaataatgttgggtttcaagtgtgagtggt
It contains:
- the LOC123909002 gene encoding citrate-binding protein-like: MSSSYIFLILSLFLVICIENIVPICGEDPTYGFTSVPLTEANFAVQKPYNIPVDQRYSFIDGVHRFWVYAHDKPYSPSSPTQPRTEIRIKGLDYHSGVWQFEGYSYVPKGTSGATIAQIHGAASGATTLILRIYNGDMRYYDTDLVAKNLYDKWFRLNIIHDVDGGIVTVFIDGEKKFQTKDHGPGDLYFKCGVYAAPVDISNYMESRWRDIKIYKK